In Zingiber officinale cultivar Zhangliang chromosome 6A, Zo_v1.1, whole genome shotgun sequence, a single genomic region encodes these proteins:
- the LOC121997941 gene encoding uncharacterized protein LOC121997941, protein MAEKEGGVVRKGHEEGMKLASSLLEEFGLPLGVLPLKNVIEVGFVRSSGYMWILQKDKVEHNFKMISKLVSYSTEINGYVVKGRIKKLKGVKAKELLLWPPVNEITIDDPPTGKIHFKSLAGVTKSFPVEAFAADK, encoded by the coding sequence ATGGCTGAGAAAGAGGGCGGCGTCGTGAGGAAGGGGCACGAGGAGGGCATGAAGCTGGCGTCGTCCCTGCTGGAGGAGTTCGGGCTGCCGCTGGGGGTCCTCCCGCTGAAGAACGTCATCGAGGTGGGCTTCGTCCGGAGCAGCGGCTACATGTGGATCCTGCAGAAGGACAAGGTCGAGCACAACTTCAAGATGATCAGCAAGCTGGTGAGCTACAGCACCGAGATCAATGGCTACGTCGTCAAGGGCCGGATCAAGAAGCTCAAGGGGGTGAAGGCCAAGGAACTCCTCCTCTGGCCTCCCGTCAACGAGATCACCATCGACGATCCGCCCACCGGCAAGATCCACTTCAAGAGCCTCGCCGGAGTCACCAAGTCCTTCCCTGTCGAGGCCTTCGCCGCCGACAAGTAA